In Coffea eugenioides isolate CCC68of unplaced genomic scaffold, Ceug_1.0 ScVebR1_2484;HRSCAF=3516, whole genome shotgun sequence, a single window of DNA contains:
- the LOC113756776 gene encoding mediator of RNA polymerase II transcription subunit 15a-like isoform X2, translating to MDSNSWRAPQGQMAQGPPQGGQVGGSGEVSAVPNPAPPATIDSGDWRTQLQADSRQRIVNKIMETLKRHLPFSGQEGLQELKKIAVRFEEKIYTAATSQSDYLRKISLKMLTMETKSQNPMANPLQANAANASKNPPDQAVHGMQSQIHNQPLPMPVVSSQSQSRQQLLPQNMQTNMTSTGVQNSAILASTLPTAGNLQQAPMPNIGQNSNLQNMQSVPSVSQNPVGSSMGQVMPSNVFTNSQRQMQARQQQVVPLQQHQQTQNPQHYLYQQQLQHQYMKQKLQQGGGMAQPLMQSHIQQQQQQQQQNLLQPTQIQTSQQAVMQPSVMQSAPLSGLQQNQQSSMQQVTQPVIQQQSQAVLRQQQQQQQQQQQQSQQASMLHQQQTSMAQQPLLPAAQQPQQQQQQLIGQQPGATNIQHNQLIGQQNSMPDMQQQQQRLIGQQNNMQQQQQLIGQQNSLSSMHQQQLAPQSSVSGLHQQSMLGTQPGNSALPTSQHSVIMLQQSKVAVQQQMQQNATALLPSQNQQPQQPQQQMVSQIQAQPGGLQHMQQQSNALQRDMQQKIQPTGSLLQQQNVVEQQKQLFQPQRAHPEASSTSLDSTAQTGNASGGDWQEEVYQKIKSMKDMYFLELNDMYMKIAGKLQQHDSLPQQPRNEQIEKLKFFKLMLERLIGFLRCTKNDIQISHKEKLASIEKQIINILSTNRPRRPVSLQQVQLAQQQMSNMQHSQPQTQIPQMQPQENQMNQQMQPMNVQSSITPMQPNSLTSLQQNTLSSVPPVSNLQQNLMSTLQPASTLDPGQSNTHPLQQVAISSLQQNTASGPQTMNINSLSSQSGMTALQSNLINALQPNSTMIHNQQLKQQEQQMLQTQQLKQQLHPRQLQQQLLQRQQLMQQQQQQQQQQLQQQPQQHQQMKPQQQPSQLPGHQMSPLHQVTDSSDLKVRPQISVKTGVFQQHHTNSQRAAYHHQQLKSGSPFPISSPQVLQAASPQVPPHASPQIDQQSMQTSIAKTGTPLQAANSPFVVPSPSTPLAPSPMPSESEKLNSGISSLSNAGNIGPSHATTVSAAAQSLAIGTPGISASPLLAEFTSLDGAHVNTSTALPCKPHTVEKPHERLIKAVQSISNKALVASVDDISSVVSMVDRIAGSAPGNGSRAAVGEDLVAMTKCRLQARNFFTQDGPTGTKKMRRSTSAMPSNVVSSVGSVNDSMRQLNSSDAFELESTATSSIRRPRNEANHALVEEIHEINRHLIDTVVDISDEDVDPIAVAAADGGEGTIVKCSFSAVALSPNLKSQYASARMSPIQPLRLLIPTNYPDSSPILLDKYPVEVSINWISSLRLYQINLMCSKEYEDLSIKARSKFSISLRSLSQPMSLSEMARTWDICARAVISEFAQQSGGGTFSSKYGTWENCVSAV from the exons ATGGATAGCAACAGTTGGAGGGCGCCTCAAGGCCAGATGGCTCAGGGTCCTCCTCAAGGTGGTCAAGTAGGCGGCAGTGGAGAAGTATCGGCTGTCCCAAATCCAGCTCCGCCCGCTACTATTGACAGCGGCGATTGGAGGACTCAACTCCAAGCTGATTCTCGTCAAAGAATCGTAAATAAGAT AATGGAGACTTTGAAGAGGCATCTGCCATTCTCTGGACAAGAGGGACTGCAAGAACTTAAGAAAATTGCTGTGAGGTTTGAGGAAAAGATTTATACTGCAGCAACTAGCCAG TCAGATTATTTGAGAAAGATATCTTTGAAGATGCTGACAATGGAAACTAAGTCCCAAAATCCCATGGCTAATCCTTTACAAGCTAATGCTGCCAATGCAAGCAAAAATCCTCCAGACCAAG CTGTCCATGGCATGCAATCCCAAATTCATAACCAGCCACTTCCCATGCCAGTGGTGAGCAGCCAATCACAATCCCGACAACAGCTGTTACCACAAAACATGCAGACTAATATGACATCAACTGGAGTCCAGAATTCTGCTATTTTGGCTTCTACACTTCCAACTGCTGGTAATTTGCAGCAGGCTCCCATGCCTAATATTGGTCAGAACTCCAATTTGCAGAACATGCAGAGTGTTCCCAGTGTTTCTCAGAACCCAGTAGGGAGTTCCATGGGACAGGTGATGCCTTCAAATGTTTTCACTAATTCTCAAAGACAGATGCAGGCTAGACAACAACAGGTTGTTCCCTTGCAGCAACACCAGCAGACACAGAATCCACAGCATTATCTTTATCAACAACAGCTGCAGCATCAGTACATGAAACAAAAGTTACAACAAGGAGGAGGAATGGCACAGCCCCTTATGCAATCTCATAtccagcagcagcagcagcagcagcagcaaaatCTTTTGCAACCAACTCAAATTCAAACCTCCCAGCAAGCTGTTATGCAGCCATCTGTAATGCAGTCAGCTCCTCTATCTGGCCTCCAGCAGAATCAACAGTCTTCTATGCAACAAGTGACTCAACCAGTAATTCAGCAGCAGTCTCAAGCAGTTTTGAGGCAGCAGCAACAGCAACAGCAACAACAGCAGCAACAGTCGCAACAGGCTTCCATGTTGCATCAGCAGCAAACCTCCATGGCTCAACAGCCATTACTGCCTGCAGCACAGCAGCCACAGCAACAACAGCAGCAGCTGATTGGGCAGCAGCCTGGTGCTACAAATATTCAACACAACCAGCTCATTGGCCAACAGAATAGCATGCCTGATATGCAGCAACAGCAACAAAGGCTGATAGGCCAGCAGAACAAtatgcagcagcagcagcagctaaTAGGTCAACAGAACAGCCTTTCGAGTATGCATCAACAACAATTGGCCCCTCAAAGTAGCGTTTCTGGGCTCCATCAGCAGTCAATGCTAGGGACTCAACCTGGTAACTCTGCCCTGCCAACAAGTCAGCATTCTGTCATCATGTTACAGCAATCTAAGGTTGCGGTACAGCAACAAATGCAGCAGAATGCAACAGCATTGCTACCAAGCCAAAATCAACAGCCACAGCAACCGCAGCAACAGATGGTATCACAGATTCAAGCACAACCAGGGGGCCTACAACATATGCAGCAGCAGTCAAATGCGTTGCAAAGAGATATGCAGCAAAAGATTCAACCTACAGGTTCTTTGCTTCAACAGCAGAATGTTGTAGAACAGCAGAAGCAGTTATTTCAGCCACAAAGAGCCCATCCTGAGGCATCATCAA CTTCGTTAGATTCAACAGCTCAGACGGGGAATGCAAGTGGTGGAGATTGGCAGGAGGAGGTTTATCAAAAG attaaatccatgaaggacatGTATTTCCTGGAATTAAATGACATGTAcatgaaaattgctggaaagCTGCAACAG CATGATTCTCTTCCTCAACAACCGAGAAATGAGCAGATTGAAAAGCTCAAATTCTTTAAGCTCATGCTGGAACGCCTAATAGGATTCTTGCGATGTACCAAGAATGACATTCAGATCAGTCACAAGGAGAAGTTGGCTTCCATTGAAAAACAGATAATCAATATTCTTTCTACAAATCGGCCCCGGAGGCCCGTTTCTTTGCAACAAGTGCAACTTGCCCAACAGCAAATGTCCAACATGCAGCACTCTCAGCCTCAGACTCAAATTCCTCAAATGCAGCCCCAGGAAAATCAAATGAACCAACAGATGCAGCCAATGAATGTACAGAGTTCCATAACACCAATGCAGCCAAATAGCTTGACCAGCCTGCAACAGAACACATTGTCCTCTGTGCCACCAGTTTCGAATTTGCAACAGAATCTGATGAGTACCCTACAGCCTGCTTCGACTTTGGACCCAGGACAAAGTAATACTCACCCGTTGCAGCAGGTAGCTATAAGCTCTTTACAGCAGAATACTGCCAGTGGTCCTCAAACAATGAACATAAATTCTTTATCATCGCAAAGTGGCATGACTGCGCTGCAATCAAACCTCATTAATGCTCTACAGCCTAATTCGACTATGATTCATAACCAGCAGCTAAAACAACAGGAGCAGCAAATGTTGCAAACCCAGCAATTGAAACAACAATTGCATCCCCGTCAGCTGCAGCAGCAGCTTTTGCAAAGACAACAGCTAATGCAacaacagcagcagcaacaacaaCAGCAGCTGCAGCAGCAACCACAACAGCACCAACAAATGAAGCCACAGCAGCAGCCTTCACAGCTGCCTGGACACCAAATGTCACCACTACATCAGGTAACTGATTCAAGTGACTTGAAGGTGAGACCGCAGATAAGTGTTAAAACAGGTGTTTTCCAGCAACACCATACCAACAGCCAGCGAGCGGCGTATCATCACCAACAGTTGAAGTCGGGAAGCCCATTTCCTATTTCTTCACCACAAGTCCTTCAGGCAGCATCGCCTCAGGTTCCCCCGCATGCTTCCCCTCAAATTGATCAGCAGAGTATGCAGACGTCTATAGCAAAAACTGGAACTCCACTGCAGGCTGCAAATTCACCCTTTGTGGTCCCATCTCCTTCGACTCCCTTGGCTCCATCACCTATGCCTAGCGAGTCAGAAAAACTAAATTCTGGCATTTCATCCCTCTCAAATGCTGGAAATATTGGACCCTCGCATGCAACTACTGTGTCTGCAGCAGCCCAATCACTAGCAATTGGCACTCCTGGGATATCAGCTTCGCCATTGCTTGCAGAATTTACGAGTTTGGATGGAGCTCATGTCAACACATCAACTGCATTGCCCTGCAAGCCACATACTGTAGAGAAGCCACATGAACGGTTGATTAAAGCG GTacaatcaatttcaaataaaGCATTGGTTGCCTCCGTTGATGATATAAGCTCAGTTGTCAGTATGGTTGATAGGATAGCTGGATCTGCACCAGGCAATGGATCAAGAGCTGCTGTTGGTGAGGATTTGGTCGCAATGACAAAATGTCGCTTGCAAGCAAGAAACTTTTTCACACAAGATGGACCGACTGGAACAAAGAAAATGAGGCGCTCTACGAGTGCAATGCCTTCCAATGTTGTTTCATCTGTTGGTAGTGTGAATGACAGTATGAGGCAGTTAAACAGTTCTGATGCCTTTGAATTGGAATCCACAGCTACATCAAGTATCAGAAGGCCAAGGAATGAG GCCAACCATGCCCTTGTGGAAGAGATACATGAGATAAATCGACACCTCATAGATACTGTGGTTGATATCAGCGATGAAGATGTTGATCCAATTGCAGTAGCTGCAGCTGATGGTGGTGAAGGGACCATTGTCAAGTGCTCTTTCAGTGCTGTAGCTCTTAGCCCAAACCTGAAATCACAGTATGCTTCAGCACGGATG TCACCAATTCAGCCTCTGCGATTGCTCATTCCAACTAATTATCCTGATTCCTCTCCTATACTCTTGGACAAGTATCCTGTTGAAGTTAG CATCAATTGGATCTCTTCACTGAGATTGTATCAAATAAATCTTATGTGCAGTAAAGAGTATGAAGATCTTTCTATTAAAGCCAGGTCCAAGTTCAGTATATCACTGAGAAGTCTTTCACAGCCTATGTCACTTTCGGAGATGGCAAGGACGTGGGACATTTGTGCTCGTGCAGTTATTTCAGAATTTGCACAACAAAGTGGTGGAGGAACTTTCAGCTCAAAATATGGGACTTGGGAGAACTGTGTGAGTGCAGTTTAG
- the LOC113756776 gene encoding mediator of RNA polymerase II transcription subunit 15a-like isoform X1, with protein sequence MDSNSWRAPQGQMAQGPPQGGQVGGSGEVSAVPNPAPPATIDSGDWRTQLQADSRQRIVNKICAHMCRMETLKRHLPFSGQEGLQELKKIAVRFEEKIYTAATSQSDYLRKISLKMLTMETKSQNPMANPLQANAANASKNPPDQAVHGMQSQIHNQPLPMPVVSSQSQSRQQLLPQNMQTNMTSTGVQNSAILASTLPTAGNLQQAPMPNIGQNSNLQNMQSVPSVSQNPVGSSMGQVMPSNVFTNSQRQMQARQQQVVPLQQHQQTQNPQHYLYQQQLQHQYMKQKLQQGGGMAQPLMQSHIQQQQQQQQQNLLQPTQIQTSQQAVMQPSVMQSAPLSGLQQNQQSSMQQVTQPVIQQQSQAVLRQQQQQQQQQQQQSQQASMLHQQQTSMAQQPLLPAAQQPQQQQQQLIGQQPGATNIQHNQLIGQQNSMPDMQQQQQRLIGQQNNMQQQQQLIGQQNSLSSMHQQQLAPQSSVSGLHQQSMLGTQPGNSALPTSQHSVIMLQQSKVAVQQQMQQNATALLPSQNQQPQQPQQQMVSQIQAQPGGLQHMQQQSNALQRDMQQKIQPTGSLLQQQNVVEQQKQLFQPQRAHPEASSTSLDSTAQTGNASGGDWQEEVYQKIKSMKDMYFLELNDMYMKIAGKLQQHDSLPQQPRNEQIEKLKFFKLMLERLIGFLRCTKNDIQISHKEKLASIEKQIINILSTNRPRRPVSLQQVQLAQQQMSNMQHSQPQTQIPQMQPQENQMNQQMQPMNVQSSITPMQPNSLTSLQQNTLSSVPPVSNLQQNLMSTLQPASTLDPGQSNTHPLQQVAISSLQQNTASGPQTMNINSLSSQSGMTALQSNLINALQPNSTMIHNQQLKQQEQQMLQTQQLKQQLHPRQLQQQLLQRQQLMQQQQQQQQQQLQQQPQQHQQMKPQQQPSQLPGHQMSPLHQVTDSSDLKVRPQISVKTGVFQQHHTNSQRAAYHHQQLKSGSPFPISSPQVLQAASPQVPPHASPQIDQQSMQTSIAKTGTPLQAANSPFVVPSPSTPLAPSPMPSESEKLNSGISSLSNAGNIGPSHATTVSAAAQSLAIGTPGISASPLLAEFTSLDGAHVNTSTALPCKPHTVEKPHERLIKAVQSISNKALVASVDDISSVVSMVDRIAGSAPGNGSRAAVGEDLVAMTKCRLQARNFFTQDGPTGTKKMRRSTSAMPSNVVSSVGSVNDSMRQLNSSDAFELESTATSSIRRPRNEANHALVEEIHEINRHLIDTVVDISDEDVDPIAVAAADGGEGTIVKCSFSAVALSPNLKSQYASARMSPIQPLRLLIPTNYPDSSPILLDKYPVEVSINWISSLRLYQINLMCSKEYEDLSIKARSKFSISLRSLSQPMSLSEMARTWDICARAVISEFAQQSGGGTFSSKYGTWENCVSAV encoded by the exons ATGGATAGCAACAGTTGGAGGGCGCCTCAAGGCCAGATGGCTCAGGGTCCTCCTCAAGGTGGTCAAGTAGGCGGCAGTGGAGAAGTATCGGCTGTCCCAAATCCAGCTCCGCCCGCTACTATTGACAGCGGCGATTGGAGGACTCAACTCCAAGCTGATTCTCGTCAAAGAATCGTAAATAAGAT ATGTGCTCACATGTGCAGAATGGAGACTTTGAAGAGGCATCTGCCATTCTCTGGACAAGAGGGACTGCAAGAACTTAAGAAAATTGCTGTGAGGTTTGAGGAAAAGATTTATACTGCAGCAACTAGCCAG TCAGATTATTTGAGAAAGATATCTTTGAAGATGCTGACAATGGAAACTAAGTCCCAAAATCCCATGGCTAATCCTTTACAAGCTAATGCTGCCAATGCAAGCAAAAATCCTCCAGACCAAG CTGTCCATGGCATGCAATCCCAAATTCATAACCAGCCACTTCCCATGCCAGTGGTGAGCAGCCAATCACAATCCCGACAACAGCTGTTACCACAAAACATGCAGACTAATATGACATCAACTGGAGTCCAGAATTCTGCTATTTTGGCTTCTACACTTCCAACTGCTGGTAATTTGCAGCAGGCTCCCATGCCTAATATTGGTCAGAACTCCAATTTGCAGAACATGCAGAGTGTTCCCAGTGTTTCTCAGAACCCAGTAGGGAGTTCCATGGGACAGGTGATGCCTTCAAATGTTTTCACTAATTCTCAAAGACAGATGCAGGCTAGACAACAACAGGTTGTTCCCTTGCAGCAACACCAGCAGACACAGAATCCACAGCATTATCTTTATCAACAACAGCTGCAGCATCAGTACATGAAACAAAAGTTACAACAAGGAGGAGGAATGGCACAGCCCCTTATGCAATCTCATAtccagcagcagcagcagcagcagcagcaaaatCTTTTGCAACCAACTCAAATTCAAACCTCCCAGCAAGCTGTTATGCAGCCATCTGTAATGCAGTCAGCTCCTCTATCTGGCCTCCAGCAGAATCAACAGTCTTCTATGCAACAAGTGACTCAACCAGTAATTCAGCAGCAGTCTCAAGCAGTTTTGAGGCAGCAGCAACAGCAACAGCAACAACAGCAGCAACAGTCGCAACAGGCTTCCATGTTGCATCAGCAGCAAACCTCCATGGCTCAACAGCCATTACTGCCTGCAGCACAGCAGCCACAGCAACAACAGCAGCAGCTGATTGGGCAGCAGCCTGGTGCTACAAATATTCAACACAACCAGCTCATTGGCCAACAGAATAGCATGCCTGATATGCAGCAACAGCAACAAAGGCTGATAGGCCAGCAGAACAAtatgcagcagcagcagcagctaaTAGGTCAACAGAACAGCCTTTCGAGTATGCATCAACAACAATTGGCCCCTCAAAGTAGCGTTTCTGGGCTCCATCAGCAGTCAATGCTAGGGACTCAACCTGGTAACTCTGCCCTGCCAACAAGTCAGCATTCTGTCATCATGTTACAGCAATCTAAGGTTGCGGTACAGCAACAAATGCAGCAGAATGCAACAGCATTGCTACCAAGCCAAAATCAACAGCCACAGCAACCGCAGCAACAGATGGTATCACAGATTCAAGCACAACCAGGGGGCCTACAACATATGCAGCAGCAGTCAAATGCGTTGCAAAGAGATATGCAGCAAAAGATTCAACCTACAGGTTCTTTGCTTCAACAGCAGAATGTTGTAGAACAGCAGAAGCAGTTATTTCAGCCACAAAGAGCCCATCCTGAGGCATCATCAA CTTCGTTAGATTCAACAGCTCAGACGGGGAATGCAAGTGGTGGAGATTGGCAGGAGGAGGTTTATCAAAAG attaaatccatgaaggacatGTATTTCCTGGAATTAAATGACATGTAcatgaaaattgctggaaagCTGCAACAG CATGATTCTCTTCCTCAACAACCGAGAAATGAGCAGATTGAAAAGCTCAAATTCTTTAAGCTCATGCTGGAACGCCTAATAGGATTCTTGCGATGTACCAAGAATGACATTCAGATCAGTCACAAGGAGAAGTTGGCTTCCATTGAAAAACAGATAATCAATATTCTTTCTACAAATCGGCCCCGGAGGCCCGTTTCTTTGCAACAAGTGCAACTTGCCCAACAGCAAATGTCCAACATGCAGCACTCTCAGCCTCAGACTCAAATTCCTCAAATGCAGCCCCAGGAAAATCAAATGAACCAACAGATGCAGCCAATGAATGTACAGAGTTCCATAACACCAATGCAGCCAAATAGCTTGACCAGCCTGCAACAGAACACATTGTCCTCTGTGCCACCAGTTTCGAATTTGCAACAGAATCTGATGAGTACCCTACAGCCTGCTTCGACTTTGGACCCAGGACAAAGTAATACTCACCCGTTGCAGCAGGTAGCTATAAGCTCTTTACAGCAGAATACTGCCAGTGGTCCTCAAACAATGAACATAAATTCTTTATCATCGCAAAGTGGCATGACTGCGCTGCAATCAAACCTCATTAATGCTCTACAGCCTAATTCGACTATGATTCATAACCAGCAGCTAAAACAACAGGAGCAGCAAATGTTGCAAACCCAGCAATTGAAACAACAATTGCATCCCCGTCAGCTGCAGCAGCAGCTTTTGCAAAGACAACAGCTAATGCAacaacagcagcagcaacaacaaCAGCAGCTGCAGCAGCAACCACAACAGCACCAACAAATGAAGCCACAGCAGCAGCCTTCACAGCTGCCTGGACACCAAATGTCACCACTACATCAGGTAACTGATTCAAGTGACTTGAAGGTGAGACCGCAGATAAGTGTTAAAACAGGTGTTTTCCAGCAACACCATACCAACAGCCAGCGAGCGGCGTATCATCACCAACAGTTGAAGTCGGGAAGCCCATTTCCTATTTCTTCACCACAAGTCCTTCAGGCAGCATCGCCTCAGGTTCCCCCGCATGCTTCCCCTCAAATTGATCAGCAGAGTATGCAGACGTCTATAGCAAAAACTGGAACTCCACTGCAGGCTGCAAATTCACCCTTTGTGGTCCCATCTCCTTCGACTCCCTTGGCTCCATCACCTATGCCTAGCGAGTCAGAAAAACTAAATTCTGGCATTTCATCCCTCTCAAATGCTGGAAATATTGGACCCTCGCATGCAACTACTGTGTCTGCAGCAGCCCAATCACTAGCAATTGGCACTCCTGGGATATCAGCTTCGCCATTGCTTGCAGAATTTACGAGTTTGGATGGAGCTCATGTCAACACATCAACTGCATTGCCCTGCAAGCCACATACTGTAGAGAAGCCACATGAACGGTTGATTAAAGCG GTacaatcaatttcaaataaaGCATTGGTTGCCTCCGTTGATGATATAAGCTCAGTTGTCAGTATGGTTGATAGGATAGCTGGATCTGCACCAGGCAATGGATCAAGAGCTGCTGTTGGTGAGGATTTGGTCGCAATGACAAAATGTCGCTTGCAAGCAAGAAACTTTTTCACACAAGATGGACCGACTGGAACAAAGAAAATGAGGCGCTCTACGAGTGCAATGCCTTCCAATGTTGTTTCATCTGTTGGTAGTGTGAATGACAGTATGAGGCAGTTAAACAGTTCTGATGCCTTTGAATTGGAATCCACAGCTACATCAAGTATCAGAAGGCCAAGGAATGAG GCCAACCATGCCCTTGTGGAAGAGATACATGAGATAAATCGACACCTCATAGATACTGTGGTTGATATCAGCGATGAAGATGTTGATCCAATTGCAGTAGCTGCAGCTGATGGTGGTGAAGGGACCATTGTCAAGTGCTCTTTCAGTGCTGTAGCTCTTAGCCCAAACCTGAAATCACAGTATGCTTCAGCACGGATG TCACCAATTCAGCCTCTGCGATTGCTCATTCCAACTAATTATCCTGATTCCTCTCCTATACTCTTGGACAAGTATCCTGTTGAAGTTAG CATCAATTGGATCTCTTCACTGAGATTGTATCAAATAAATCTTATGTGCAGTAAAGAGTATGAAGATCTTTCTATTAAAGCCAGGTCCAAGTTCAGTATATCACTGAGAAGTCTTTCACAGCCTATGTCACTTTCGGAGATGGCAAGGACGTGGGACATTTGTGCTCGTGCAGTTATTTCAGAATTTGCACAACAAAGTGGTGGAGGAACTTTCAGCTCAAAATATGGGACTTGGGAGAACTGTGTGAGTGCAGTTTAG